Part of the Antennarius striatus isolate MH-2024 chromosome 6, ASM4005453v1, whole genome shotgun sequence genome, TGAAATGCGCCTCCAGGGGTGTGATCGATGCAGCAGATTTTGACAATCTCTTGTTTTACATCTTATGATGAgttaaaacatgaaatgaaaaattttatGGGGAAATAATACAGAGAAACCTCAAGAAGGTGAACATACAGGAGTTACTGAACCAAACAggcataaataaattataacaaTCAACAGGGTGTAAATAAATGGGACACATGCATGAATCAGATCGGgagttttctgtgttgtcaTTGCAGATCGTTGCCCAACTTTTTGGATATATGTATGTATCATTTATAAATCCTCTCTTACGTCTGTCCAGCTGTCCCACAAACCCAGTAAATGCTCCCCGCCTCAGATTGAGCGCCTGGCATCTCAGGTGGACGGTACTCGTCTGTGGGAGACCTACCTGAGGCCCATCCTGATAGAGCGGCTCCCGGGGACACAAGGCAGCCGGGCGGTACGGCAGGTGTGTCACTACTTCTACACCATTAACATTCTGCTTAAATGCCATATTTAATACGCCCTCCTTATTCTGCTTCAGCACATCACCTCCTCCCTGTCTGCGCTGTCCGCTGGCTGGACCATAGACTTAGACACCTTCCACTCTTCAACCCCAAACGGCCAGGTCACATTTACCAACATCATTGCCACTCTGGACCCTTCGGCCCCTCGCAGGCTACTCCTGGCCTGCCACTATGACTCCAAGGCTTTGCCTCCAGACCCACGAGATCAACAGAGGGTGTTCCTGGGGGCCAGTGACTCGGCGGTGCCCTGTGCTATGATCCTGGAGCTCGCCTCCTCCCTGGATTCTCAGCTGAGATCATTCAAGCAGCAGGTATGTGAAGAGAAGCCAAAAACCTTCTCTTTCCTACCATCTGCTATTTTTTTCAGCTACATTGTTTCGCTGGGATTTGTGGTGATTAACCCACAGACACAAACTGAGCATTTTCCTGACCATTTTCATGTAggaaccaatttttttttctactgaaCCTCATCTTATCACCATGCAGTAGAAAACATGCAGCTCCTCACGGATGAGAGACTCGACACAAGCCAGGATGCAATTAGCTTAACCAGCTAACCTCTCATTAATGAGTACAAGCCCATTTCTTCCTGCACGGTGACGCAGAAAGAAAATAACTCCTACATGAAACTGCTGACAGCCGGGTCTGTGGATTGTCTTGAGGACCTGGGTTAGAATCTCTGGAGAGATGAAGCTGTTTGCAGGCGTGTTCCTGTTCTGACGATCAGAGCAGAAAAGGAAGATCCCTTCACAGCACACATTTCCCAAACTCTGCATCTCATTAAAATGTTCTCAATTTATAACttcatttatcttcatttaGCTTCTTTGGTCATTTAGGCtgagatttgtgtgtttgaactgGAATGCTCCAGTTTGGACTTTCAGGTGTCTCTTCTTACCTCTGTGGCCACAGCTCAGGACAGAAATAGCTGACACTTTGCAGCAGTCATCATTTCATAACAGAATCTCTCCAGAAGCTGTGATTTATGTTACGCTGCAGAAAGTAAAGAGTGGTCTCAACTGCTGTGACAACTTTTTCATTTTGCCTTCCAGAAGCTGCCGGTGTCTCTCCAGCTGGTGTTTTTCGATGGTGAGGAGTCGTTTAAGGAGTGGACCGCCACCGACTCGCTTTATGGCTCCCGTCACCTGGCCAAGCGCATGGCCGACACGCCGCACCCTTCCGGCTCGGCACACTCCACAATGCTTCATGCTCTGGTGAGGAAACTATTGACATGGTTATTAATAGATCCTGATCCAGACTAAATTATGCCTGAGCAGAAATGAGCTGACTGCCATGACAGCACTGCTatcatgtctttatttattgtaatttaattgCACAAAATGGCTTTGAGTCATTCATTTGTTGTCATGGAACATCAGTGTTTTTACATCTTAGCAGCATGAGCCGTGATTAAAATAGAACTCATTACCCACTGGTCTTTGTTTTAACTGTTTCTCTAGGATCTCTTTGTACTGCTGGACCTTCTTGGAGGTCCTGATCCTCTGATTGCAAATCATTTTGATAACACAGCACGCTGGTTCGACCGTCTGATCGATGCAGGTAAGCGATGCACATGACTTTTTAACGTGGATTTGAAAGGCCCTCGTCATTGCACACTTTAACGCAACCCTTTACCCCACATTCAAGAGAAGAGACTCCACCGACAGGGTCTTCTGACGTCTCACCCCTCAGAGCAGATGTATTTTAGGAAGGATGTGTACCTCGGACCCGTCCAGGACGACCACATCCCATTCCTTCACAGAGGTGAGTTCAGACAAACGTCTCACCTGTGAGGATGTGCGTATTTTGAATAGAATACGTTGCCTCTCCTCCTcactgtcttcctcttctttcataATGAACCCCTTCTTGTTTATAGGTGTTCCTGTGCTTCATATCATCACCACGCCTTTTCCACAGTTCTGGCACACACTGGATGACACAGAGGAGAACATGCACCGCCCAACCATTTTGAACCTGACCAAAATCCTGGCTGTGTTTCTGGCAGAATACCTGGGCATCTGAACCAAACGCTGATGAACCTTTGGTGGTCGATGAACGTTTGGTGGTAAAGGTCGACCCAGCGGACATGAAGACTCATTTTTTGACCCCATTCTGAGGCACAACGACTGTTTGTCATACAGATAGCATGTGAACGTTACATGATCAGCATGGATTGGACTCAAAAgcacaaaagaaaaacctgGTGATCCACGCTGTGTTGTCATTGGCGTTCAGAGACACCAGTTAACCAGACCAGgttcctttgttttttatgtgaaCAATGACCTGGAGATCCCTGCCTGAATACCTGGGAATGTGACACGGAGACAGGGTCTTAATGTTGCTCTGGGAACAGTTATGAAAGAACAGTCTGGAGAAGTCTGTTGTTTCATTGctgctttttgcttttgtttctttttcttttttttcttccattcctGTGAAATAAAAGCTGTGTCGTTTATTTAATGTGTTGGTGTCACTGAGATGCACTAATGTCTGCTCAGAGGAGAGTTGTTAGGGGAGTTGTGAACGGTGACACTGGTGAACGTGGTCGTCTGCATCTgtgaatatttcattcattcatttgggCGAGGATCGTCTCAGCCATACAAGCTGCTGCTATCGTTGCTACCTGTGCTGTTCGGCTaaactgcacattttacatcagTGCAATATTGTTAATCGAGTGAAAATCCAACAAATGTTCATTTACACCATGTGAATGGTGAAATAAAACATCTGCAATAAAGTCCAAATGGTTTCCAGTCATTCGGTGTCACTGAGATTTTCATGcaagtttagatttttttaaaatgttgaaataaatattgCTCCTTAAAATCTGCCTTGAAATACAACATTTAAATACTTCATGAACATATTTTAGCATTTATCTGACACACAAAACCAAACTTGAACTTTTCCTGTTACTGAATAAATGAAGTCAGAGGAGCTCTGtaagtctggatgttgagtctccagcagcgTTGgtctacaagaaaaaaaaactttcaacatTTGTTCAACAAGTACCATAAAACTAAAAGACGTTGATTAAATGTAGGGTCACTGATTTCCTGTAGGCTGTGACAATCTCCTCCATGCAGCATGTGTTCTTCACACCACCCATTAAGCCCTCTTAAAACCTGATGACACGATGAAGAGGTCAACAAAGGAGGAAGAGTGTGGAGGAAGACTGAgaccgtcacacacacaagcttcctgctCTGCTGTGAAGATCATCTGGAAACCGGGCTTTAGCctaaatcaggggtgtcaaactcattttcactggaggcaacatcagcataatggctgtcctccaaGGGCCAGGTGTAACTAAGAAATGTAACTGttactcaatgtaatgtaaaataaacgtA contains:
- the qpctla gene encoding glutaminyl-peptide cyclotransferase-like a, yielding MSRSSRRFKPLHQTDTGGPFPGCDRVRMPRARALLLCLLAVLVLAVVLGVFLSNDTSSGPGNHMPVIDLTKDRLSHKPSKCSPPQIERLASQVDGTRLWETYLRPILIERLPGTQGSRAVRQHITSSLSALSAGWTIDLDTFHSSTPNGQVTFTNIIATLDPSAPRRLLLACHYDSKALPPDPRDQQRVFLGASDSAVPCAMILELASSLDSQLRSFKQQKLPVSLQLVFFDGEESFKEWTATDSLYGSRHLAKRMADTPHPSGSAHSTMLHALDLFVLLDLLGGPDPLIANHFDNTARWFDRLIDAEKRLHRQGLLTSHPSEQMYFRKDVYLGPVQDDHIPFLHRGVPVLHIITTPFPQFWHTLDDTEENMHRPTILNLTKILAVFLAEYLGI